The window CTTTCGCATCACCCACCACCGCTACCAGCGCAACAAGAAAGGTCCCACGATGGCAGTCCGGCAGATCGAACGAGCAGTCATCCTCGAGCCCGAGGACATCGAGGCCATGCACCGCCCGTTCATCAACAAAGGCAACTCCGACCCCGTCGTTCGAGCGTTCCGCGAAGCGTTGCGAGCCTCCACACCCGGGTGGCTCTCGGCCTTGGACTCGGAAAGCAAGACCGTCTCCCGCAGCCGACTCGACGAGCTCCTCACCGCGATCGGTCATCGACGGGACCTGGTGGGCGCACTTCCCAACGGCGAGGTCAAGACCGAGGCACTCGAGCAGCTCACCAGCCTCGATGAGCTGATCACCGAGATGCTCGCCCAGCTCGACGGCACCACCTCCGGCACCGGGAGTCTCTGATGTCGGCCCCGCAGATGACCGTCGCCATCGACGACGGAGGACGCCACGCCACGGCGCATGTGCCGTCGCAGGCCGCGACGCTCGACCTGCGAGGCGACACCGAGCAAGACCTGATGACCGCCGTGTTCGCCCAGGCCCACGCCGAAGCACGAAGCAGCGGCCAAACGATCACCGTCGCGGTCAGCGGCGGCATCGACACCGCGCCGATGCGGCTCGAGGTCGACCCCGACCAGACCATCCGCCCGGCCCCAGAACAGACCCCGGGCCAGGGACCCGTGACACCCAACCGGGAACGGCCCCAGGGCCGCCCGGGCGGCGGCACTCCCGTCGTAAGGATCCAGGCAGAGGGCACTGAGCCTTCCGTTCCCGTGCGGTCGCCAGCGAGCGATCCGACACCCGAATCGGCAGCCGTGGCCGCCGAGGAGGAGGACGGACACGCTCACTCACCCGCCCGGCCACTGCACCCAATGTCTGGGCTCGCGGCCCCCGAAATCGCCCCCGGAGCTGGCGAACCCGCACGTCTCGGAGTGCGAGGCCGACTCAACGCCATGTTCGGGTTACGCCTCGCACCCCAACCGCAGTCACCGGAGATGCGGCTGCGGGCCGCCGAGTCGGTGATCACCCGGACGCTGCCGGATTTCTCCGTGATGACCGTCGCCAACCCGAAAGGAGGAGTCGGCAAGACACCGATCGCCGTGGCTCTCACTCAGACCTTGGCCAACCTCCGCGGCGCCGGCACCGTGGTGTGCGCAGATCTCGGCGAGGTCGGAGGCAGTCTCGCAAAGCGGGTCGCCGTCCGTCCGCCGCACGACAACGACATCCCCGCATTGCTGGCCGCCCATCCCGACCCGCGCGCCCCCATCCGGCCCTCGGAACTCGCGCAGCACCTGACCCGTCAACCGTCGGGTGAGGACATCATCGCGGGACGCCGCGGCGGTGCCACGTCGGTTCTGGGCCGCAATGACGCGGCGCATCTGGCCGCGATCGTGGCCCAGCACCGCGACATCCTCGTCGCCGATACCGGCAACAACCCCCTCGCCGGGAGCTGGCAGTGGGCAGTGACGGCAGCCGACGCCGTCGTGGTGCCCGTTCCATTGCGCTGGGACGCCGCAGATGCCGCGGAAGAAATGATCACGGAGCTGGCGTCGACGGGCAACATTGTCCTGCAACGCACGATCGTCGTGATCACTACCGGCCCCGGAGACGCCCCGATGGTCGAACACGACACTGTCGAGGCCCTCCGCGAACTGGGAGTACCACTTGTGGCGCGCATGCCATTCGAGCCGCTGTTCGCTTCCGGGGAACGCCTGGCACTGTCCCGGCTCCAACCCCACACCCGGGCCGCGTTGACCCGACTGGCCGAAGAGGTCGTCAAGACGATCACCGGCCCCTGACGCAGCCATCACCACTCTGCTATCTCAATCCGGCCTACCCCGGCACATCCGTCCTTCGATCCCACCTTCCAGGCCAATTCCTCCACGTCATGAAAGGCACACAATGAGCAACAACCCCACCGGCGACCGCACCGCCCGCCACGCCCGAGGCCGACACCGCCATCACAGCGCCACCCAATCCGCCACCGCGCTGGCAGTCCTCACCGCAGCCCTGGCTTCCGGAATCGCCTTGTCCCCGTCCGCAATCGCCGACCCGATCCAAGGCGGTGTCACCGGCGACAGCAACCAAGAAGGCGTCACCGGCGGTGGCACCCCCAGCGGAACCACCACTCCTCCACCAGCACCCGCGCCCACCTACGTGCCCGAAACCCCGCCGGAACCGGTGTACTGGGTCGATCCGCCCGCCGAATACCAGAACATCGAGTACCAGCCACTCCCGAACTACGACTACGAGACCAATGCGTATGTCGAGGCAGCGGACTACTACGTCGCACCAGTGCAATTCGACCAGCTGCACTTGCCGACCCCGGTGGAGCCGACGAAGCCGTTCATCGCCCCCCGGGACACCCTTCGTCTGGGTGAGCTGCACATCACGCAACCGAACTGGGTGTCCGACATGGACCGGGACCGCACGAACAACACGATGGCGGTGGTCCAGGCAGGCGTCTCGACGGGTTGGCGGTCGATCGGTGTGGAAACCTCGCGGGCCGACCGGATCGCCGCCGCCCAGGTCGGTGCCGGAGCGGCCGGGGCAACAGTCGGTGCCCTCACCGCAGGCGGGGCGGCCGCCACCGCAGGCGCTCTGGTCGGTGGCACGATCGGCGGCCTCGCCGGGATGACCGCGGGCACCGTCTTCCTTCCCGGACTCGGGTGGGTGCCCGTCGGCATCGTCGGCACCGCCGCCGGGGCGGGAATCGGTGCCGCGGCAGCGGGTATCCCCGCCGCCGCTGCCGGCGCCCTGGTCGGCGGCGGAATCGGAGTGGCCGCGGTGACCCCGATCGCTGCCGGCGACAAGGGCGAACCGAAGGAGATCGACGTCCCGGACATCGACTCCGAAGCCGTGACCGTACAGACCGAGACGGTCCTCACCGACTGGGAGAACTCCGGACCGATCGGACAGGCAGCCGCCTCCGCCGTGCAGGACACCGTCGAGTCCGCGCCCGCGATCGACCACCAGGCCCGCGACTTCGTCGCTGCCAAGCCCGGCGGACAGCAGATCATCGAGCAGGTCGACAAAACCCTGAACTCGTTCTTCAACGACGCCACGCCCGGCCTGGCCGCAAACCTGCTGTCGGGAGCCATCAGTGGCGGCATTCCGACCGCCAACTGACCCGGAAGGTGGGTGCACAACCATGACGAAGCCGAACATCCGCCGAAACACTGCACGGCATCCCGCCGTACTCGACCTCCTTCGCAGCACACCCACCGCCCATGCGCCGGGCGCCCGCACCAAGGCGCTCGGCGGCCCGGCCACACCACCGCACACACGGCCGCGTCTCCCGTCCACGAGCGGCGGCCGCCCGGGAAAGAAGGCGGTGGCCGGCATTGCGGTGGCCGCCGTCGCCGTGGCCGGTGCGGTGGCAATAGGCCACCTGCGCAACGAAGACAGCGAAACCGCGGCCACCTCCAGCGCCACCGTGGCAGTGGACGAGAACGGGCTTCCCATCCTCAACCTGCCCGAACCCGCACAGGCCGAACAGGCCTCCGCGCCGGACGGGGACTGCCGGGCCGACCGCGGTGACCAGAAGAGCGGCGCGGGCGCGATCGAAGCCTTCAATTTCGCGTACTACAGCCAACGCAGCGGCGAAGCCGCCCGCGCCCTCGCAACACCGAACTCGTCGGTGCTACCAGGCCCCGAGTTGCAGCGCGTCATCGACACGGTCCCGCTCGGTACCAGCTACTGCATCCGCACCATCGAACTCTCCCATGGGGTCTACCTGGTCGATCTCTCCCTGATGCGACCGGACCAACCCCTCTCCCGCGGCACCCAGACCGTCACCACCCAAGAGATCGACGGGCGCTGGTACGTCGATGTCTTCACCTGAGTCCCAGCTCCGAGATGCGGTGCGGACTGCGCCGCCGACCCGGAAACGAGGACTTATTGCGAGCAGAGTGCTCGAACTATCGGGATGACCGCAACACCAACGCCGCAACGCTGGCGTTGCGCGCACGATGGTTCGGGCGGACAGATCAACCGCGCAATAGTGCGCCATACGTCATCGTTTCGCCGCACCTGACCGCGGAACAGGGCCGTTGCGGAGAGAGCGGCTTGCTAGCCATGCAAGCTGGGATCGCAAGCGTTGCGGCGCGTGACGTGGTGCCCCGGCGGCTGCTGCAACACGGCGCAACACCCTAATGAGCACCGCAACGCACTTCCGCAACACCACAAGAAATACCACCGGCGGCAACCCGTGGTCCCTCGTCCAGCGGGACCCCGTGAAAGGAGTCCCCGAGCATGAATGACCTCAGTATCCGAGCCGCGCAAGTCCAGCTCCGCGCCCTGATAGCGGCCCTCATCGTTGCGATCGCTATTGCAGTCGGCATCACCACAGGCGCCTTCGTGCTCTCCTTCGCCGTGCAACGTGACCTGGCATTGCAGGCGGGTATCCCGCACTACCTCACCTGGATCTTCCCGGCCATCGTCGACGGCGCAATACTCGGCGCGACGATCGCGGTCGTTGCGTTGAGCAAAATAGGCGGCAGCGCAATCGGGAAAAGGTTCTTCCTCGGGCTCGCTGTGGTGGTGGTCTTCATCAGCGTCTTCGGCAACGCCAACCATGCCTACCGTGCAGGGGAAGCCGCCGCGCGCAACGTTGCCGCCGGAATCGAACTGGGCTACACGCCGCTGTCACCGACCGGCGCATCGCTCATTGCAATCATTCCACCGTTGCTCGTGCTGGCTTTCACCCACGGCGTCGGCATCCTCATCAAGGCCATCGGCACCGCTCACATGGAGTACACCGCGGTCGTGCGAGACGCCCGACATCGTGAACCACAATGGGCGGGCGAGGACGCTGGGACCGACTCTCGGATGTCTGCACCGGAGCCGAGGTCGGTCGACCGCAACACCGGACGCAATGCGCAATCCGTTGCCTCGACCGTTGCACCGGGCGTCGACGTTGCGTCGGCAACCGAGTCGTCGGCATCCGACCGCGCCAGGGCCGCCGTTGCGAGGCCAGACATTGACCGTGACGTTGCGGCTGTCCTGCAACCGGAGGAAGCGGACCCTGCTGACTTCACCGGTGTTGCGGGAGAGAGCGAGGAACACCAGAAGCACAGTATCCGCAATGCACTGCACAGTCGCGATGCCGCACAAGAGATCAGCAATGGCCCGGAGGGCCCACCTCAGTCGTTCGTGCTGCCGGACGAGACCCAGACGATTGACAACCTCCTCGCCTTCATCGACGCCTGCGCCGACTTCGAACCGATAGTGAAGGAGACGGCCCGGCTGCGGATCAGTGAGCGACGCAGCTACGCAGAGATCGCCACGCTCACCAACGCCAAGGCAGCTTCCACCGCAATGCGCCGCTTCGACAAGGTGGCGCAACGCGCGGTCGAGGCAGGGTTCCGGACCCCGCCGCTGCCCGACGTTGACGACTCGACCGAGGGCCGCAATGCCGCAACGCTCGATAAGCAGTACGCCTTTGCCGGGGCATTGCAATGACTCGAATTGGCGAGAATGTCCACACATGAGTCAGCGCACTCTGCAAGGCATGGGAAAGAGCGACATGGCGGACCTCGGACAAGAACGGTCATCGTTGGAACCAACACGCTCGGGGTCGGAGCACAATACCGCAATGTCACGCATCACTCGGACGAGCCGCGCAATGCAACGCCCGGCTACGATAAAACCGGCAGCGCAACAGCGGCCAGCTCCGAGAGTCCCTGCCACACGCAGGTGATGCAGACACGCCACCAGCTGCTCCAACGGTCGGGACTACCCGCTATTCGCGGGCGCGACCGGTGGAGGCACCCGTGTCCGGTGGAGTGGGCAAGTGCACCCGGCATGACTCGGATCGGTCGACGAGAGCGCCGGGTCGGACAGGTAGCATCCTGCGCGCAGTAAATGGGTCCATTGCCCCGGAAATGATCGGAATCGTTCGTCCTTCAGGTTGTCGAGATCCCCTCGACCACAGAGGACGGCAATGGTCCGGGTTCGCCAGAGATCGACACCGCAAGAGACAAGGGGAGGGACCGTCGATGGCAATGGTCAGGAGCTCTACGAGGAATGCAAACGCCTGGCAGAGGGCCGGTTTAGTCGCCGCGCTATGGATGAGCGGGACACTCGCCTCCGCGGCATCAGCCCAAGCCGAACCTGTCGACCTACTCTCTGCGGGGGCTGTGCTTTCTGAGCAACCCCTCGCCACCGTGGTGCTTCCTGCCGGCGCCGCCGACACCAGCACCCGAATCCTCTACTCCACATTGCGCACCGCCACCGACCCGGGCGAGTCCACCGGATCGGTCTTCCTGCCACAGGGCCCACCGCCGGCTGGGGGGTGGCCGGTCGTGTCCTACGCCCACGGCAACGTTGGCATCGACGATGCCTGCGCCCCCTCGGTCACCGGGTCCACCGAGGTCGAACGCGTATCAATCGAGCAATGGCTGGCTGCCGGCTACGCGGTCGCGGCCACTGACTACGCCGGGATCGGCACCGACGGAGTCAATGCGTACACAGACGGCCCGGCAGCCGGCGCCAACGCCGTCGACATCGTCCGCGCGGCCCACCACATCTACGGCGACCAACTCGGCGACCGATGGATCGTTGCCGGCCTGTCCCAGGGCGGCCACGCCGCCTACTTCGCCGCCCACCAGGCCACTACCCGAAGCCCCGAACTCGACTTCCGTGGTGCAATCGCCGTCGGCGCCCCCACGCACCTCGACCAGCTCCTACCGCTAGCTGGACCCAACTTTCCACCGGTGCCGAACGCTGGGATCGCCCACTACGTTCTCTACACCCTCGCCGGCCTCGACGACCAGCGACCGCAACTCGACATCCGCCGCCGTCTGACCCCAACCGGCGTCGAGCTCATAGAGAAGGCGAAGGTGACCTGCAGCAGCGAGTTTGACGAGTATCTGCGCACACACCCGGTCACCATCGCGGAGCTTTTCACCGCCCCACTGGACAGCCCCGACCTGCACGCAGTGCTCCAACACATGCAGCAGGCACCTACCAGCGGGTTCGACCGCCCGATCCGAGTCGTGCACAGCCTTACCGACACCAAGGTGCCGATCCCACTAACCTGGGCGCAACTGAGTGAAATGCGTTCGAACGGCGTCGATACCGAGTACCAGCAGCTCTCCGATGTGGACCATTCCGCCAGCTTGACCGCCGCCATGCCCGAATCGCTGGCCTTCGCTGCGCGCGTACTGAAGTGAACACACCCAGACACACTGTGCAGTGTTGCGGGGGTTGAACCGCCGGCTTCCCTTGTTGCGCCCCGTTTAGCCTGATGTCAACGGTCGCTCGCGACACTTTGTGTCGCCATTCCGGCGATGACAAGAAGACACGCACATTTTCCGCACTCCTGGCTCGAGCGCCGTCCTACCGTGCCCGCCAAGGCC of the Rhodococcus oxybenzonivorans genome contains:
- a CDS encoding alpha/beta hydrolase family protein, which gives rise to MSGTLASAASAQAEPVDLLSAGAVLSEQPLATVVLPAGAADTSTRILYSTLRTATDPGESTGSVFLPQGPPPAGGWPVVSYAHGNVGIDDACAPSVTGSTEVERVSIEQWLAAGYAVAATDYAGIGTDGVNAYTDGPAAGANAVDIVRAAHHIYGDQLGDRWIVAGLSQGGHAAYFAAHQATTRSPELDFRGAIAVGAPTHLDQLLPLAGPNFPPVPNAGIAHYVLYTLAGLDDQRPQLDIRRRLTPTGVELIEKAKVTCSSEFDEYLRTHPVTIAELFTAPLDSPDLHAVLQHMQQAPTSGFDRPIRVVHSLTDTKVPIPLTWAQLSEMRSNGVDTEYQQLSDVDHSASLTAAMPESLAFAARVLK
- a CDS encoding ParA family protein — protein: MSAPQMTVAIDDGGRHATAHVPSQAATLDLRGDTEQDLMTAVFAQAHAEARSSGQTITVAVSGGIDTAPMRLEVDPDQTIRPAPEQTPGQGPVTPNRERPQGRPGGGTPVVRIQAEGTEPSVPVRSPASDPTPESAAVAAEEEDGHAHSPARPLHPMSGLAAPEIAPGAGEPARLGVRGRLNAMFGLRLAPQPQSPEMRLRAAESVITRTLPDFSVMTVANPKGGVGKTPIAVALTQTLANLRGAGTVVCADLGEVGGSLAKRVAVRPPHDNDIPALLAAHPDPRAPIRPSELAQHLTRQPSGEDIIAGRRGGATSVLGRNDAAHLAAIVAQHRDILVADTGNNPLAGSWQWAVTAADAVVVPVPLRWDAADAAEEMITELASTGNIVLQRTIVVITTGPGDAPMVEHDTVEALRELGVPLVARMPFEPLFASGERLALSRLQPHTRAALTRLAEEVVKTITGP
- a CDS encoding DUF2637 domain-containing protein is translated as MNDLSIRAAQVQLRALIAALIVAIAIAVGITTGAFVLSFAVQRDLALQAGIPHYLTWIFPAIVDGAILGATIAVVALSKIGGSAIGKRFFLGLAVVVVFISVFGNANHAYRAGEAAARNVAAGIELGYTPLSPTGASLIAIIPPLLVLAFTHGVGILIKAIGTAHMEYTAVVRDARHREPQWAGEDAGTDSRMSAPEPRSVDRNTGRNAQSVASTVAPGVDVASATESSASDRARAAVARPDIDRDVAAVLQPEEADPADFTGVAGESEEHQKHSIRNALHSRDAAQEISNGPEGPPQSFVLPDETQTIDNLLAFIDACADFEPIVKETARLRISERRSYAEIATLTNAKAASTAMRRFDKVAQRAVEAGFRTPPLPDVDDSTEGRNAATLDKQYAFAGALQ
- a CDS encoding insoluble domain protein, which codes for MSNNPTGDRTARHARGRHRHHSATQSATALAVLTAALASGIALSPSAIADPIQGGVTGDSNQEGVTGGGTPSGTTTPPPAPAPTYVPETPPEPVYWVDPPAEYQNIEYQPLPNYDYETNAYVEAADYYVAPVQFDQLHLPTPVEPTKPFIAPRDTLRLGELHITQPNWVSDMDRDRTNNTMAVVQAGVSTGWRSIGVETSRADRIAAAQVGAGAAGATVGALTAGGAAATAGALVGGTIGGLAGMTAGTVFLPGLGWVPVGIVGTAAGAGIGAAAAGIPAAAAGALVGGGIGVAAVTPIAAGDKGEPKEIDVPDIDSEAVTVQTETVLTDWENSGPIGQAAASAVQDTVESAPAIDHQARDFVAAKPGGQQIIEQVDKTLNSFFNDATPGLAANLLSGAISGGIPTAN